The proteins below are encoded in one region of Pacificitalea manganoxidans:
- a CDS encoding SPFH domain-containing protein: MGIFDFLSGQFIDVIHWTDDTRDTMVWRFEREGHEIKYGAKLTVREGQAAVFVHEGQLADVFTPGLYMLETNNMPIMTSLQHWDHGFRSPFKSEVYFVSTNRFTDLKWGTKNPVMLRDPEFGPTRIRAFGTYVIKVSDPGLFMTEIVGTDGEFTRDEISFQIRNIIVQQASRVMAGSGIPVLDMAANTLDMGKLIAAEVSKVLDSYGLSMPEFYIENISLPPAVEAALDKRTSMGLAGDLGRFTQYSAAEAMTAAASNPNGGGGMGAGLGMGMGMAMANQMAHGSAGGQAGPWGSPQAQQPGPWGQTPQPHAQPMQQPPAPPPPPVEHVWHIAENGATQGPFSKARLGRMAQDGTLTRETLVWTAGQDGWKPAGDVGELAQLFTVMPPPPPPPPPAV; this comes from the coding sequence ATGGGCATTTTCGATTTTCTCTCGGGCCAGTTCATCGACGTCATCCACTGGACCGATGACACCCGCGACACGATGGTCTGGCGGTTCGAGCGCGAAGGCCATGAGATCAAGTATGGCGCCAAGCTGACAGTGCGCGAGGGTCAGGCGGCGGTGTTCGTCCATGAGGGCCAGCTGGCGGATGTGTTCACGCCCGGGCTCTACATGCTCGAAACCAACAATATGCCGATCATGACCTCGCTTCAGCACTGGGACCACGGGTTCCGGTCGCCGTTCAAATCCGAGGTCTATTTCGTCTCCACCAACCGTTTCACGGACCTGAAATGGGGCACCAAGAATCCGGTGATGCTACGCGACCCGGAATTCGGGCCGACCCGTATCCGGGCCTTTGGCACCTATGTCATCAAGGTTTCCGATCCCGGCCTGTTCATGACCGAGATCGTCGGCACCGATGGTGAATTCACCCGTGACGAGATCAGCTTCCAGATCCGCAACATCATCGTGCAGCAGGCCAGCCGGGTGATGGCGGGTTCGGGCATTCCCGTGCTCGACATGGCCGCGAACACGCTCGACATGGGTAAGCTCATCGCCGCCGAAGTGTCCAAGGTGCTGGACAGCTACGGTCTGAGCATGCCGGAATTCTATATCGAAAACATCTCGCTCCCGCCCGCCGTGGAGGCCGCGCTGGACAAGCGCACCTCGATGGGGCTTGCCGGTGATCTGGGCCGGTTCACCCAGTATTCCGCAGCCGAGGCGATGACGGCGGCAGCCTCCAACCCGAATGGCGGTGGCGGCATGGGGGCTGGTCTTGGCATGGGGATGGGCATGGCGATGGCCAACCAGATGGCGCATGGCAGCGCCGGGGGGCAGGCCGGTCCGTGGGGCAGCCCGCAGGCGCAGCAGCCCGGCCCTTGGGGGCAGACGCCGCAGCCGCATGCGCAGCCCATGCAGCAGCCCCCCGCGCCACCACCGCCGCCCGTCGAACATGTGTGGCACATCGCCGAGAACGGCGCGACACAAGGCCCGTTTTCCAAAGCGCGGCTGGGACGGATGGCGCAGGATGGCACCCTGACCCGCGAAACGCTGGTCTGGACCGCCGGTCAGGACGGGTGGAAGCCCGCCGGCGATGTGGGTGAGCTGGCGCAGTTGTTCACGGTGATGCCGCCGCCCCCTCCGCCGCCGCCACCTGCCGTCTGA
- a CDS encoding toxic anion resistance protein: protein MNEFKQDANGTAPQGAPQTTAAAQAPVAQGLATAAAPGRDSATHEVEQLSAVVLADPAPADAITPLDQADAPLSEEIRKRMAEIDMGDTNSIVSFGSGAQAELQKISQSMLADVKNKDVGPAGDGLRDIVGTIRGFSVSELDVRRKRNFFEKLLGRVAPYSKFVAKYEEVQDQIDRITTNLLQHEHQLLKDIKSLDLLYDRTLEFYDELALYIAAGEAKLAEFDTQVIPAKEAQVDAAPEDDQVIRAQELRDMRAARDDLERRVHDLKLTRQVTMQSLPSIRLVQENDKSLVTKINSTLVNTVPLWETQLAQAVTIQRSAEAAGAVREATDLTNELLTANAKNLRTANKTVREQMERGVFDIEAVRAANADLIATIEESLQIADEGKRRRSEAEGELQKMEAELRDTLASARARADARGGNAGAAVPPAQR from the coding sequence ATGAACGAGTTCAAGCAGGACGCAAACGGCACGGCCCCTCAGGGCGCACCGCAGACCACCGCCGCCGCGCAGGCTCCGGTGGCGCAGGGGCTCGCGACCGCCGCCGCCCCCGGGCGGGACAGCGCCACCCACGAGGTGGAGCAACTCAGCGCCGTGGTTCTGGCCGACCCCGCCCCCGCCGACGCGATCACCCCGCTCGATCAGGCCGACGCGCCCTTGTCCGAGGAAATCCGCAAGCGGATGGCCGAGATCGACATGGGCGACACCAATTCCATCGTCTCCTTCGGCTCCGGCGCGCAGGCCGAGCTGCAAAAGATCAGCCAATCGATGCTGGCGGATGTGAAAAACAAGGATGTCGGCCCCGCAGGCGATGGCCTGCGCGACATCGTCGGCACGATCCGCGGCTTTTCGGTCAGCGAACTGGATGTGCGGCGCAAGCGCAACTTCTTTGAGAAGCTGCTGGGCCGGGTCGCGCCCTATTCCAAATTCGTCGCCAAATACGAGGAGGTGCAGGATCAGATCGACCGCATCACCACGAACCTGTTGCAGCACGAACATCAGCTGCTCAAGGACATCAAATCGCTCGATTTGCTCTATGACCGGACGCTGGAATTCTACGACGAACTGGCGCTCTACATCGCTGCGGGCGAGGCAAAGCTGGCGGAATTCGACACGCAGGTGATCCCCGCCAAGGAGGCGCAGGTCGATGCCGCGCCCGAGGACGATCAGGTGATCCGCGCGCAGGAACTGCGCGACATGCGCGCCGCGCGGGACGATCTGGAACGCCGGGTGCATGACCTGAAACTGACGCGTCAGGTGACGATGCAATCCCTGCCTTCGATCCGGCTGGTGCAGGAAAACGACAAGAGCCTCGTGACCAAGATCAATTCGACCTTGGTCAACACGGTGCCCCTGTGGGAAACCCAGCTGGCGCAGGCGGTGACCATCCAGCGCAGCGCGGAGGCCGCCGGCGCGGTCCGCGAAGCCACCGATCTGACCAATGAATTGCTGACCGCCAATGCAAAGAACCTGCGCACTGCCAACAAGACCGTGCGCGAGCAGATGGAGCGTGGCGTATTCGACATCGAAGCCGTGCGCGCCGCCAATGCTGACCTGATCGCCACGATCGAGGAAAGCCTGCAAATTGCCGATGAAGGCAAGCGCCGCCGCAGCGAGGCCGAGGGCGAATTGCAGAAGATGGAAGCGGAACTGCGCGACACGCTGGCCTCGGCCCGGGCTCGGGCGGATGCGCGGGGCGGCAATGCGGGGGCAGCCGTGCCCCCCGCGCAGCGTTGA
- a CDS encoding nicotinate-nucleotide--dimethylbenzimidazole phosphoribosyltransferase has translation MTAPFQTLDAFRSLIAELPGPDADALEAARARNARLVKPVGALGRMEDLAIWYAGWRGSEVPVVDQPQIVIFAATHGVAERGISAHRAAATREMVENFALGGAAINQLAQSVRAMLQMVELELDHPSQDISAGPALSEEDLLAALRRGWDAVNPHADLLVPGDMAVGNTTCAAAMAAALYGGDPARWVGKDGAMDDAALARKVELVETALRQQPDATSADPLKVLQGLGGRDIAAMTGAIVAARAQGTPVILDSYACCAAAAVLAALDPAAIDHVVAGQQGAEPGQGLLLENLGLEPLLSLGLNMGEGCGGALAIGVIRSAVACHAGMIEREEVI, from the coding sequence ATGACCGCCCCGTTCCAGACGCTCGACGCGTTCCGCAGCCTGATCGCCGAGTTGCCCGGCCCCGATGCCGACGCGCTGGAGGCCGCTCGCGCCCGCAACGCCCGGCTGGTGAAGCCGGTGGGCGCGTTGGGCCGGATGGAGGATCTGGCGATCTGGTATGCAGGCTGGCGCGGCAGCGAAGTGCCGGTCGTTGATCAGCCGCAAATCGTGATCTTTGCCGCGACGCATGGTGTGGCGGAACGCGGGATTTCCGCGCATCGCGCCGCTGCCACCCGCGAGATGGTCGAGAATTTCGCGCTGGGCGGGGCGGCGATCAACCAGTTGGCCCAATCCGTGCGCGCGATGTTGCAGATGGTGGAGCTGGAGCTTGACCATCCCAGTCAGGATATTTCCGCAGGCCCCGCGTTGAGCGAGGAAGATCTGCTGGCCGCGCTGCGCCGGGGCTGGGATGCGGTGAACCCCCATGCCGATCTGCTGGTGCCGGGTGACATGGCGGTGGGCAACACGACCTGCGCGGCCGCGATGGCCGCCGCGCTCTACGGTGGCGATCCGGCGCGCTGGGTGGGCAAGGACGGCGCGATGGACGATGCCGCGCTCGCCCGTAAGGTCGAGTTGGTGGAAACGGCCCTTCGGCAGCAGCCAGACGCCACCTCCGCCGATCCGCTGAAGGTCTTGCAGGGCTTGGGCGGTCGCGACATCGCCGCCATGACGGGCGCCATCGTCGCCGCCCGCGCGCAAGGCACGCCGGTGATCCTCGACAGCTATGCCTGCTGCGCGGCGGCGGCGGTGCTGGCGGCACTCGACCCCGCCGCCATCGATCATGTCGTGGCGGGCCAGCAGGGCGCGGAGCCGGGGCAGGGGTTGTTGCTCGAAAACCTTGGGCTGGAGCCGCTTCTGTCGCTGGGGCTTAACATGGGCGAAGGCTGCGGCGGCGCGCTGGCCATCGGCGTCATCCGCAGTGCGGTCGCCTGTCATGCGGGCATGATCGAGCGCGAAGAGGTGATCTGA
- a CDS encoding GNAT family N-acetyltransferase, translating to MMPAAYTLRAAAPRDADALAAIYNDAVLNGTAIWNETTTDAEGRRAWMEARHARGFPILVAVDAADRVAGYASYGDWRPFEGFRHTVEHSVYVAAEARGAGLGRVLLTALIEEARTAGRHVMVAAIEAGNVASIRLHEKLGFVERGRMPQVGAKFGRWLDLVFLQLVLDAADTPPDARETPASLHG from the coding sequence ATGATGCCCGCCGCCTATACCCTGCGCGCCGCCGCCCCCCGCGACGCCGATGCGCTGGCCGCGATCTATAACGACGCCGTGCTGAACGGCACCGCGATCTGGAATGAAACCACGACCGATGCGGAGGGCCGCCGCGCTTGGATGGAGGCGCGCCATGCGCGCGGCTTTCCCATTCTGGTGGCCGTCGATGCGGCGGATCGGGTGGCGGGCTATGCCTCTTACGGCGATTGGCGCCCGTTCGAGGGGTTCCGCCACACGGTCGAGCATTCGGTCTATGTCGCCGCCGAGGCGCGCGGTGCCGGGCTGGGGCGCGTGCTGCTAACGGCGCTGATCGAGGAGGCCCGCACCGCCGGGCGGCATGTCATGGTGGCCGCAATCGAGGCCGGCAACGTGGCCTCTATCCGCTTGCATGAAAAGCTGGGATTCGTGGAGCGCGGGCGCATGCCGCAGGTCGGGGCGAAATTCGGTCGCTGGCTCGATCTGGTGTTTCTGCAACTGGTGCTGGATGCCGCCGATACGCCGCCTGATGCACGTGAAACACCGGCCTCTCTGCACGGATGA
- a CDS encoding TerC family protein → MADFITVENLGNLLVLLFLQAVLGFDNLLYISIESQRAPVAQQKSVRFWGIILAVALRVILLFAMIKLLDLLTDPFFVFDWEGVLEGGVNFATVVFVFGGVFIMYTAVKEISHMLRIEHIDADVNAKSGKSATQVVLLIVMMNLIFSFDSVLSALAITDVFWVLATAIILSGLAMLVLADGVTNFLKKNRMYEVLGLFILLIVGVVLLGEAGPAAAHAMHDESLQIRLFGYELLPMSKTTFYFSVAVLFIVEFVQTGYKRKLEAEARSERHS, encoded by the coding sequence ATGGCCGATTTCATTACCGTCGAAAACCTCGGCAATCTGCTGGTTCTGCTGTTCTTGCAGGCGGTGCTCGGCTTCGACAACCTGCTCTATATTTCAATTGAAAGTCAGCGCGCCCCCGTCGCACAGCAGAAATCGGTGCGGTTCTGGGGGATCATCCTTGCCGTGGCGCTGCGCGTCATCTTGCTGTTCGCGATGATCAAGCTGCTGGATCTGCTGACCGACCCGTTCTTTGTCTTTGACTGGGAAGGCGTGCTGGAAGGCGGCGTGAACTTTGCCACCGTGGTGTTCGTCTTTGGCGGCGTGTTCATCATGTATACGGCGGTCAAGGAAATCAGCCACATGCTGCGGATCGAACATATCGACGCCGACGTGAACGCCAAATCGGGTAAGTCCGCGACGCAGGTGGTGCTGTTGATCGTGATGATGAACCTGATCTTCAGCTTCGATTCGGTGCTGTCGGCATTGGCCATCACCGATGTGTTCTGGGTGCTGGCGACCGCGATCATCCTGTCGGGTCTGGCGATGCTGGTGCTGGCCGACGGGGTGACGAACTTCCTCAAGAAAAACCGCATGTATGAGGTTCTGGGCCTGTTCATCCTGCTGATCGTCGGGGTTGTCCTACTGGGCGAAGCGGGCCCTGCGGCGGCCCATGCGATGCATGACGAAAGCCTTCAGATCCGGCTGTTCGGCTACGAGTTGCTGCCGATGTCGAAGACGACGTTCTATTTCTCGGTGGCGGTCCTGTTCATCGTGGAATTCGTCCAGACCGGCTACAAGCGCAAGCTGGAGGCCGAAGCCCGGTCCGAACGCCATAGCTGA
- a CDS encoding CoA-binding protein: MSRNTDTDLIELLRSVKTIAVVGWSPNPGRASNSVARFLATHGYRVVPVNPGHAGKKVLGETVVAHLSDIEGRVDMVDIFRRSEKAGEVVDDALQYLDGLKAVWMQLGVVDDAAADRARAAGVKVVMDRCPAIEIPRLGL; the protein is encoded by the coding sequence ATGAGCCGAAACACAGATACCGACCTGATCGAGCTGCTGCGCAGCGTAAAGACCATCGCCGTCGTCGGCTGGTCGCCCAATCCCGGCCGGGCGTCGAATTCGGTCGCGCGGTTTCTGGCGACCCACGGCTACCGGGTCGTCCCGGTCAATCCCGGCCATGCGGGCAAGAAGGTTCTGGGCGAAACGGTTGTCGCGCATTTGTCGGATATCGAAGGCCGCGTGGACATGGTCGACATCTTCCGCCGGTCCGAAAAGGCGGGCGAGGTCGTGGATGACGCTCTGCAATATCTCGACGGGCTGAAGGCCGTCTGGATGCAATTGGGCGTTGTCGATGACGCAGCCGCAGACCGGGCCCGCGCCGCAGGGGTGAAGGTGGTCATGGACCGCTGCCCGGCGATCGAAATCCCGCGGCTGGGGCTATAA
- a CDS encoding DUF421 domain-containing protein — translation MDLSEMLFQGWADILRTLIVGALAYTALVVSLRISGKRTLAKLNAFDLVVTVALGSILATILLSESVALAEGITAFLTLIGLQFVVAFASVRSRRIAGLVRSEPRLLMREGAFLPAAMRDERVTQAELETIIRGSGTPDPEDVAAVILESDGSFSVIGKASEGRASYAEAGLDTGTQAG, via the coding sequence ATGGATCTGTCGGAGATGCTGTTTCAGGGCTGGGCGGATATTCTGCGCACCCTCATCGTGGGCGCGTTGGCCTATACCGCGCTGGTGGTGTCCTTGCGAATTTCGGGCAAGCGCACCTTGGCCAAGCTCAACGCTTTCGATCTGGTGGTGACCGTTGCGCTGGGCTCGATCCTTGCCACCATCCTTCTGTCGGAAAGCGTGGCGCTCGCCGAAGGCATCACCGCCTTCCTCACCCTGATCGGTCTGCAATTCGTCGTGGCCTTCGCCTCGGTCCGGTCGCGCCGGATCGCCGGGCTGGTCCGCTCCGAACCCCGTCTGCTGATGCGGGAGGGGGCGTTTCTGCCTGCGGCCATGCGCGATGAGCGGGTCACGCAGGCGGAACTGGAAACCATCATCCGTGGCTCCGGCACCCCCGATCCCGAGGATGTCGCTGCCGTCATATTGGAAAGCGACGGATCGTTCAGCGTGATTGGCAAGGCCAGCGAAGGCCGCGCCAGCTATGCCGAGGCTGGGCTGGACACCGGGACGCAGGCGGGCTGA
- a CDS encoding DUF2927 domain-containing protein, with protein sequence MLALCLTVITACETAAPVTSPPPATRPEPQIPAPRAVPGDASRKLSAHYARVERDLRTQGLLRQDGGGPDTPYNARQLTENFLRIALYDEYVSRAGTLVAEQTESRLRRWEQPVRVQVSFGETVPDAQRRTDRRNIDSYIKRLADVSGHPISTTGGTGNFQVLVLNEDERPTYGDTLRRMIPGIDPTAVRTIETMTEDTFCLVFAFSRGTDSAYTRAVAVIRGEHPDLLRLSCIHEELAQGLGLANDSPRARPSIFNDDEEFGLLTTQDEMMLRMLYDDRLRPGMSLTEARPIAKTIAEELLGGPS encoded by the coding sequence ATCCTTGCGCTATGCCTGACGGTCATCACCGCCTGCGAAACCGCAGCGCCCGTGACCAGCCCGCCCCCCGCGACCCGCCCCGAGCCGCAGATCCCCGCCCCGCGCGCCGTGCCGGGCGACGCCAGCCGCAAACTGTCGGCCCATTACGCGCGGGTCGAACGCGACCTGCGCACGCAGGGGCTTCTGCGGCAGGATGGCGGCGGACCGGACACGCCCTATAACGCCCGCCAACTGACCGAAAACTTCCTGCGCATCGCGCTATACGATGAATATGTCAGCCGCGCCGGGACACTGGTCGCCGAACAGACCGAAAGCCGCCTGCGCCGCTGGGAACAGCCCGTGCGCGTGCAGGTCAGCTTTGGCGAGACCGTGCCCGATGCGCAGCGCCGCACCGACCGCCGCAATATCGACAGCTACATCAAGCGGCTGGCGGATGTGAGCGGCCACCCGATATCCACCACCGGTGGCACCGGCAATTTTCAGGTTCTGGTCCTGAACGAGGATGAGCGTCCGACCTATGGCGACACGCTGCGCCGGATGATACCGGGCATCGACCCGACCGCCGTGCGCACCATCGAGACCATGACCGAGGACACGTTCTGTCTGGTCTTTGCGTTCTCGCGCGGGACGGACAGTGCTTATACCCGCGCCGTCGCGGTGATCCGGGGCGAACATCCCGATCTGCTGCGCCTGTCCTGCATCCACGAGGAATTGGCGCAGGGGCTGGGACTGGCCAATGACAGCCCGCGCGCCCGGCCCTCCATCTTTAACGATGACGAGGAATTCGGCCTGCTGACGACGCAGGATGAAATGATGCTGCGGATGCTTTACGACGACCGCCTGCGCCCCGGCATGAGCCTTACCGAGGCCCGCCCCATCGCCAAGACCATCGCCGAGGAGCTTCTCGGCGGGCCAAGCTGA
- the rlmB gene encoding 23S rRNA (guanosine(2251)-2'-O)-methyltransferase RlmB: MKKPTWVIDKERARRAAAAETVWLFGLHAVRDALMNPRRERLRLVLTRNAADKLAEAVAASGMEPEIADPRKFPAPLDPGSVHQGAALEVKPLDWGPLEDLCEPGMGAPRLVLLDRVTDPHNVGAILRSAEVFGARAVIAPHRHSAPETGALAKTASGALERQPYLRVKNLADTMERLKKLGYTFYGLDGEADTPLGQVAAPVADLPLGLVLGAEGPGLRERTKETCDRLVRIEFAAGFGSLNVSNAAAVALYATRAAGDPDAVDAGAAPAPATADLPQDDAE, translated from the coding sequence ATGAAGAAACCGACCTGGGTCATCGACAAGGAGCGCGCCCGCCGCGCCGCCGCCGCCGAAACCGTCTGGCTGTTCGGGCTGCACGCGGTGCGCGACGCGCTGATGAACCCGCGCCGGGAACGGCTGCGACTGGTGCTGACCCGCAACGCCGCCGACAAGCTGGCCGAGGCGGTCGCGGCATCGGGGATGGAGCCTGAGATCGCCGATCCGCGCAAATTCCCCGCGCCGCTCGATCCCGGCTCGGTCCATCAGGGCGCGGCGCTGGAGGTCAAACCGCTCGACTGGGGTCCGTTGGAAGACCTGTGCGAGCCGGGCATGGGCGCGCCGCGTCTGGTGCTGCTGGACCGGGTGACCGACCCGCATAACGTGGGCGCGATCCTGCGTTCGGCCGAGGTGTTCGGCGCCCGCGCCGTGATTGCCCCGCATCGCCATTCGGCCCCCGAAACCGGCGCGCTGGCCAAGACCGCATCGGGCGCGCTGGAACGCCAGCCCTATCTGCGGGTGAAGAACCTTGCCGACACGATGGAGCGGCTGAAAAAGCTTGGCTACACCTTCTACGGGCTGGACGGCGAAGCCGACACGCCGCTGGGTCAGGTCGCCGCGCCGGTCGCCGATCTGCCCTTGGGGCTGGTGCTGGGGGCCGAGGGGCCGGGCCTGCGCGAGCGCACAAAAGAAACCTGTGACCGGCTGGTGCGAATCGAGTTCGCAGCAGGATTTGGATCGCTCAACGTGTCGAATGCGGCGGCTGTCGCGCTATATGCCACGCGCGCGGCAGGCGACCCTGATGCGGTGGACGCCGGCGCGGCCCCAGCCCCCGCCACGGCGGATCTGCCACAGGATGACGCGGAGTAA
- a CDS encoding DUF4123 domain-containing protein, giving the protein MPHFALIDAARDDAIYNLLIREPGAESLFAGTLDPELARAAPYIVELRPESPFRDALQSYGWPRAWGITCHSTAERAATRRALRRNMQAMLPSGQVGLFRFYDPRVWLPFISASQGAELDPWFDPITDYWAPHPRSGATLRISRNGATARITTEG; this is encoded by the coding sequence ATGCCGCATTTCGCCCTGATCGACGCCGCCCGCGATGATGCGATCTACAACCTGTTGATCCGCGAACCCGGCGCCGAAAGCCTGTTTGCCGGAACGCTTGACCCGGAATTGGCCCGTGCCGCGCCCTATATCGTAGAATTGCGCCCGGAGAGCCCGTTTCGCGACGCGCTGCAAAGCTACGGTTGGCCACGGGCATGGGGAATCACCTGCCATTCGACGGCGGAGCGTGCAGCCACGCGGCGCGCGTTGAGGCGGAACATGCAGGCCATGCTGCCGTCAGGGCAGGTCGGGCTGTTTCGGTTTTACGATCCGCGCGTCTGGCTGCCGTTTATCTCAGCCTCCCAAGGGGCGGAGCTGGACCCGTGGTTCGATCCAATCACCGATTACTGGGCCCCGCATCCGCGCAGCGGCGCGACCCTGCGGATCAGCCGCAACGGGGCCACGGCCCGCATCACGACCGAAGGATGA
- a CDS encoding SIMPL domain-containing protein, protein MIRNLPTKLALAVVMAGLGTGAAAVLPSGAAQAQATPPVAGPQTPGRVVVRGAGVVKRAPDMATIVMGVEERAETADAALDAANEVGAAILERLTAEGIAARDVQTSGLSLSPERRMTTRDDTQPPEVVGFIATNLVTVTVRDLERLGPLLDTVVRGDGANRFQQLSFDLADPAPAEEDARMAAVTEARAKAETLAQAAGVSLGRIVEITEESAGRPMYARQEMRMADSGGVPVAPGEIEVRVDVGITFEIGSTE, encoded by the coding sequence ATGATCAGGAATTTGCCGACGAAACTTGCACTTGCCGTGGTGATGGCCGGGCTTGGCACCGGAGCCGCCGCCGTGCTTCCGTCCGGGGCGGCACAGGCGCAGGCCACCCCGCCCGTCGCGGGCCCGCAAACACCGGGCCGAGTCGTCGTGCGGGGGGCTGGCGTGGTCAAGCGCGCGCCCGACATGGCGACCATCGTTATGGGCGTGGAGGAACGGGCGGAAACCGCCGATGCCGCGCTCGATGCCGCCAATGAGGTGGGCGCTGCGATCTTGGAGCGGCTGACCGCCGAGGGCATCGCCGCGCGTGACGTCCAGACCTCGGGCCTGAGCCTGTCGCCGGAGCGGCGGATGACGACACGGGACGACACCCAGCCGCCCGAGGTCGTGGGTTTCATCGCGACCAATCTCGTGACCGTGACGGTGCGTGATCTGGAGCGGCTGGGGCCGCTTCTCGACACGGTGGTGCGCGGCGACGGCGCGAACCGGTTTCAGCAACTGAGCTTCGATCTGGCCGATCCCGCCCCCGCCGAGGAGGATGCCCGCATGGCGGCGGTGACCGAGGCCCGCGCCAAGGCCGAGACACTGGCCCAAGCCGCAGGCGTTTCGCTGGGCCGGATCGTGGAGATCACCGAGGAAAGCGCAGGCCGCCCGATGTATGCGCGTCAGGAAATGCGCATGGCCGATAGCGGCGGCGTCCCCGTCGCCCCCGGCGAGATCGAAGTGCGCGTGGATGTGGGCATCACGTTCGAGATCGGCTCGACGGAGTGA
- a CDS encoding 5-bromo-4-chloroindolyl phosphate hydrolysis family protein, with product MMAQRYGGKYSPQGGEDDAPLSGSAQTRNTTTPAVNPFEGRRRSRVGGRVNLLFAAPLPLVFTAFTSGPVGLATDLVALGVLWFGAWLTREGVRAHEAYDARKVARRPSLPRKVIGAVMIGMGIATAAMGPDASLLGPVLLGLIGTALHILSFGLDPMTAKGMDDVDTRQHGRAMRAVGEAEKMLTDMQAAIMRTGDRRMQARVEKFGTTARTMFRTVEEDPRDLTAARKYLTVYMMGARDAAVKYAGLHPRDRDTKTRAEFEALLDDLEQNFAARTRKMLADDRIDLDVEIDVLRDRLRRDGIEAR from the coding sequence ATGATGGCACAGAGATACGGCGGAAAATACAGCCCACAGGGCGGCGAGGACGACGCGCCATTGAGCGGCAGCGCCCAGACCCGCAACACCACTACCCCTGCCGTCAACCCGTTCGAGGGTCGGCGCCGGTCGCGCGTGGGCGGGCGGGTGAACCTGCTTTTTGCGGCACCGCTGCCGTTGGTGTTTACCGCATTCACGTCCGGCCCCGTCGGGCTTGCCACCGATCTGGTGGCGCTTGGCGTGCTGTGGTTCGGCGCATGGCTGACCCGCGAAGGCGTGCGCGCGCACGAAGCCTATGACGCCCGCAAGGTCGCGCGCCGCCCTTCCCTGCCCCGCAAGGTGATCGGCGCCGTGATGATCGGCATGGGCATCGCCACGGCTGCCATGGGCCCGGATGCCAGCCTGCTGGGACCGGTGCTGCTGGGCCTTATCGGGACGGCGCTGCATATCCTGTCCTTTGGGCTCGATCCGATGACCGCCAAGGGCATGGATGATGTGGACACCCGCCAGCATGGCCGTGCGATGCGCGCGGTGGGCGAGGCCGAGAAGATGCTGACCGACATGCAGGCCGCCATTATGCGCACCGGCGACCGGCGCATGCAGGCGCGCGTCGAAAAATTCGGCACCACCGCCCGCACCATGTTCCGCACCGTGGAAGAAGACCCGAGGGATTTGACCGCAGCGCGGAAATATCTGACGGTCTACATGATGGGCGCGCGGGACGCGGCGGTGAAATACGCCGGACTGCACCCCCGCGACCGTGATACGAAGACCCGCGCCGAATTCGAAGCGCTGCTTGACGATCTGGAGCAGAACTTTGCGGCGCGAACCCGGAAGATGCTGGCCGATGACCGCATCGATCTGGATGTAGAGATTGACGTGCTGCGCGACCGGCTGCGGCGCGACGGGATCGAGGCGCGGTAG
- a CDS encoding PAAR domain-containing protein — MVLAARIGDMHVCPMITPGTPPVPHVGGPIIMGAPTVLTVNLPQARIGDQCTCVGPPDVIVAGCPTVLVCNVPAARVGDATAHGGMIVAGAPTVLIGVGGAGGGGGGGGAGSMAGGGAGAAPGGVPQGQAVDSHRSGSAAQGLPEGPRGQGAATDGRALSSQPALPAPAHQAQALRDAAASGMPFCEACARAAAEAETRDRAAAEDSALDGGAPGGTGPASGPAR; from the coding sequence ATGGTCCTCGCCGCGCGTATTGGTGACATGCATGTCTGCCCGATGATCACACCGGGCACCCCACCCGTGCCCCATGTCGGCGGCCCGATCATCATGGGTGCGCCGACGGTCCTGACCGTCAACCTTCCCCAAGCGCGGATCGGCGATCAATGCACCTGCGTCGGGCCGCCTGACGTGATCGTCGCCGGGTGCCCGACGGTGCTGGTCTGTAACGTCCCGGCCGCGCGTGTGGGCGACGCCACGGCCCATGGCGGGATGATCGTCGCCGGCGCGCCAACCGTTCTGATCGGCGTGGGCGGTGCTGGCGGCGGGGGTGGCGGCGGCGGAGCGGGCAGCATGGCAGGCGGCGGCGCGGGGGCCGCGCCCGGCGGTGTCCCGCAGGGGCAAGCCGTGGACAGCCACCGATCCGGCAGCGCGGCACAGGGGCTGCCCGAAGGACCACGCGGCCAAGGGGCTGCCACCGATGGACGCGCGCTGTCATCGCAACCAGCCCTGCCCGCCCCGGCTCACCAAGCGCAGGCGTTGCGCGACGCCGCCGCCAGCGGCATGCCCTTTTGCGAGGCTTGCGCCCGCGCCGCAGCGGAGGCCGAAACCCGCGACCGCGCCGCCGCAGAGGACAGCGCGCTGGATGGCGGCGCACCCGGCGGCACTGGTCCCGCATCCGGCCCGGCCCGCTGA